A region of the Crateriforma spongiae genome:
GTTACACATCGGCGGCCGAATCGCGACGTCAAAGTCGAATGCGTCCCAAGACAAAGCGAAATCAGACGCCCCTTAGTAGAAGAGTCACGGCCCAAAGAAAAAACGCGATGTCGCCCCATCGGACAACACCGCGCAGATCTTTCAATGGATCGTCCGCCGACGCTTGGCCGACGTGGATCGTTAAGCCATCGGCCCGACGTTCCAGATTTCGTCAGCGTATTGCTGGATCGTCCGATCGCTGCTGAACCATCCACTGCCGGCGGTGTTCAGAATGCTCATGCGGTCCCAAGTTTCGGGATCCGCATACGTCTCGGAAACCTTCTGTTGGGCATCGATGTAACCGCGAAGATCGGCGATCGTCAGCCACGGGTCGTGGGGGTTTCGCAGACCCGATGACAAGACATCAAAGATGCCCGGTTCGCTGCGGTTGAAGTGACCGCTTTCCAGCAACTGCATGATCCGCTGGATATCGGGGTCGGCGGCGATGATTTCATTCGGTCGATAATCCAACCGAGTCTTTTGTACGCCATCGGCATCCAAACCGAACAGGAAGAAGTTCTCTTCGCCGGCGTTTTCACGGATCTCGATGTTCGCACCATCCAGCGTTCCGATCGTCAACGCACCGTTCATCATGAACTTCATGTTTCCGGTGCCGCTGGCTTCTTTACCGGCGGTGGAAATTTGCTCGGACAACTCCGTCGCCGGGCAGATGATTTCCATCGATGAAACACGATAGTTCGGATAGAAAACGAATTTCAGCAGTTCATCGGCCCGGCGATCGCCCTTGATCGTATTGGACACGTCATTGATCAGCTTGACGATCAATTTGGCCAAGTGATATCCGGGTGCCGCTTTGCCACCGATCAGGACACAGCGGGGCACCATGCCTTCGGTTTCACCACGCATGATGCGATCGTACAGGTGGATCACGTGCAGCGTATTCAGCAACTGACGCTTGTATTCGTGGATCCGCTTGACTTGAACATCGAACATGGCGGACGTGTCAAAGGCGATGCCGGTGCGTTGCATCACGGCTTCAGCCAAACGTTCTTTGTTCGCCTTCTTGATCTCACGCCAACGTTCGCGGAACGAAGCGTCGCTGGCATAGGGATGCAAATTCTTGATCAGGCTGAGATCGTTTTCCCAACCGCTGCCGATCGTTTCGTCCAAAAGCTGACGCAATCCCGGGTTGCAGTGGGCCAACCATCGACGTTGGGTCACGCCATTGGTTTTGTTGTTAAATTTCTTGGGCCACAACGTGTAAAAGTCGTGGAACAGCCCGTTCTTCAGCAACTGGGTGTGCAATCCGGCAACACCATTGACGCTGAAGCTGCCGACAATGGCCAGATACGCCATGCGGATATGGGGGTGATCGCCTTCTTCGATCAATGACATCTTGCGACGCATTTCCGTATCGCCGGGCCACTTCTTTTCGACCTCTGCCAAGAATCGGGCGTTGATTTCGTAAACGATTTCCATCAAGCGTGGCAACAGGTGGCTGAACAATGACACCGACCAACGTTCCAGCGCTTCGGGCAACAGCGTGTGGTTGGTATAGGCCATGCACTCGGTGGTGATCTTCCAAGCCTGGTCCCATTCCAAACCGTGTTCGTCGATCAACAGACGCATCAGTTCGGGAACGGCACAGGCGGGATGCGTGTCGTTCAACTGGAAGCAGTGTTTGGCGCCGAATTCCGAGAAATCTTCGCCGTGTTCTTCGACCCACTGGGCGATGACGTCCTGCAGGCTGGCCGAAACCAAGAAGTACTGTTGTTTCAGACGCAGTTCTTTGCCGTTTTCGCTGGCATCGTTGGGGTACAACACCATGGAAATGTTTTCGGCCAAATTTTTCTCAGCGACCGCCTCGGTATAACTGCCGGCGTTGAATTCGGTCAGATTGAACGCGTCCGACGCGGTGGCTTTCCACAATCGCAACGTGTTGACCGTGTCATTGCGATAGCCGGGGATCGGCATATCGAACGGGACCGCGGTGATGTCATGACAGTCGGCCCAACGGGTCCGTGATTTGCCGTTGGCATCGTGATAGTGTTCCACGCGACCGTAGAAATGGATCTGACGCGCGTCTTCGTGTCGTTCGATCTCCCACGGGTTTCCGTCCCGCAACCAGTGATCGGGTTCTTCGATCTGACGACCATCGCTGATGCGTTGGTTGAACATGCCGTATTCGTATCGGATGCCATATCCGACCACGGGCAGTTTCAGGTTGGCACAACTGTCCAAGAAACAAGCGGCCAGGCGGCCAAGACCGCCGTTGCCCAGTCCGGCGTCATATTCCTGTTCGGCCACTTCCTCCAGACGCAATCCATACTGGTGAATCGCCGCATGTGCTTCTTCGTCGACGTCCAGATTCTGGATCGCGTTGCACAGCGATCGTCCGATCAGAAACTCCAGCGACAGGTAAAACACCTTGCGTTGGTCGCTGTGGTGCATCTTGGCTTGGGTTCGACGCCACGAATCCACCAAACGATCACGGACGGCCAGAGCGGTCGCGCGATAAACGTAGGAAGGGTCCACCGGTTCGGATTCGCAGCCCAACGTGATGTTCAGATGGCGACGCAGTTCAAGAGGAAAGTCAGCCAGCAGTTCTTCGGAAGGATTGGAATCAAGAACAGGCGTGGACATGCGGAACTCCGCTTGGCAAAAGGATCAACGAATATCACGGTCTCGATAGTCGATCAGAAAACCGAAACCGATTGTGCGGTGCAAGTCGAATCGTCCGATTCGACCGTTAGGAAAAGCTAAGTCATCGGAAGTGTTGGAGTCTGAGAACGGCCCGATGTCAACGCAGTTTTTGTCGGTGCGAGCGATGCAGTCCTGACAATCCCTTCGACCGCGTCGACGGGCGTACCAGTTTCCATTGGAACAGACCGAACCGTCGGGGTGCGTCGGTGCCATAAGCCTCCGTTTAGGGGAACCAGAGTCGACTCTGACTGGCGGCCCCCGACGTTTGACCGGCCGAATTCGGCCCGACAGGGGCCCTAATCCAGGGCACGACGCACACGATCGATCATCGCATGCCGCGTCGCCACGTCGTCGGTTGTTTCCAGCCGTCGCCCCAATTCCAAAATGAAGGCGGCATAGTCGTTGTACCAGTCACGACGCAATTCCGCGGTATCAATTCGGTGCTCGGCAACGCCCTGCGATTTGACCTTTCCGGCGACCAGTTCGAACACTTCGTCGAAACCGGGGGCATACACGCTGTCGGCATCCCAGCCTTTTTCGATCAACAACTGGCGAAGTGTTTCACGGGCGTCGTCTTCCCCGTGATTCAAGAAAATCGCCTGGGACACATCGCCCCGCTGCAGAATCCAATCGATCAGTTCGCCTTGATCCGCATGGGCGCTGTAGTTGCCGATCCGCCGGATCGCAGCGGCGACGTGGTACTGCTTTCCGTGGATGCGAACATCCTTGGCACCGCTGGTGATGATGTGCCCCAATGTGCCGGGTGACTGATATCCGACAAATAGAATCGTGGCTTCTTTGCGAAAAATATTGTTGGCCAAATGGTGCTTGATCCGCCCCGCGGTGCACATGCCACTGGCCGATATGATGATCGCGCCCTTGGTCACTTTGTTCAGCGACTTGCTTTCCTCCACACTTTGGACCAAGCGAAAATTGGGATGGCGGAACAGTTCCGCGGCGGGCAATTCGATGTCTTCTAAATCACCAGCATGTTTGATGAAGACCTCCGTCGCACGGCGTGCCAAGGGCGAATCCAAATACACCTTGGCATCGGGAATTTGATTGGTTGCCAGCAAATAGCCGATGTCGTGAAGTAGTTCTTGGCTGCGTTCAACCGCAAACGACGGGATCACGACATTTCCGCCCCGGTTCAGCGCGGTGGTCAGTTCCTGTTTCATCGCTTCGCGGCGATTTTCCAGGGTGTAATCTTCTCGATCGCGATTGCCATAGGTGCTTTCGCAAACGATGTAATCAAAGCTTTGCGGGGCATCGGGTTCCGGATGAAACGCCTTTTCCTCAGGCCCCAAATCGCCGGAAAACAGCATTCGCAACGGGCGGTCCGAATCCCCGGCTTCTGTGCCGTCGATGCGTACTTCGATCGACGCCGACCCCAACAAATGACCGGCGTTCCAGTACCGGGCTTCGATACCATCGGCCACGTTGATCCATTGTTCGTATTGGACCGTTCGGCATAACGCCAAGGCTTTGGAGGCATCTTCTTTGGTGTAGATCGGTTCGAGCAAGTCCAGGCCCATGCGCCGACGTTTCCGATTCAAACGATCGACATTGGATTCCTGGATGTACGCCGAATCGGGCAACATGAACTGCAACAGGTCACAGGTTGGCTCCGTTGCAAAAATAGGACCGTCAAAGCCCGCTTTGATCAGTTTGGGAATCAAACCGCTGTGGTCGATATGGGCATGGGTCAGCAGCAGGAACTTCACCGAATTCACATCAAACGGAAACGGCTGATAATTCAGATCCTGGGTCGTCCGGTTTCCCTGGAATAAACCACAGTCGACCAGAAAGGCGCTGCCGGCGGTCTGGATCAGTGAACAGGAACCGGTCACGGTCCCGGCTGCACCACAAAATCGGATGGTCGCCATGCAGCGAATTCCTTCGAGAGTCGTTGGAGAAGTCGCGATTCAGAAGAGTCGTCAAATGTATCGCGGAAATCTCTGGCCGGGGACCGCAGCGACGCACTACAATGACCTCCACAAGAGGGGGTGCAAATCAGGATGAACCGCGAACGAAGCAGGACGATTCGGCGTCTGTTGTCTCAAGATTCATTCCACAGGTACGTCCAAATGCAGGGCACGCACACGGGATCGGGGCGAAATGTCTGATCTGTCCTTTGATTCCAAACCGGACATTGCGTCGGTCATCCGCGAATTTGAAGACGCACTGCGGGCGGGTCGCCAGCCCAGGATCGAAGACTACCGACACTTCGTCATCGATTCACTGCGGCCTGAACTGGTGGCACAGTTGGAGGCGATACGCCAAAGCGTCCAGGCCGAACAGCCCCATCGCATTGAGTTGCCCGCCAACGGTGCCGCCGAACCAGACGCCAACCACATCCGCGCCAACAGCAACGGCGAAGACCTAACGACCATTCGCACCCAAGCGGGCTCCCACGCGTCATCCACTCCGGTCGTCGGCAATCGTACGATCAAAGGCACCACCACCGCGGCCGATAGCGGCCTGGGACGCGTCGCGGTTCCCGAACAGGTCTTGGGAGGCTATCGACTGATTCGTGAAGTCGGCCGTGGAGGAATGGGCGTCGTCTTTGAAGGACGCGATGTCAAACTGAACAAGCGGGTGGCCATCAAAGTGCTTCCCTACGCATCGACCATGAGTGTGTCGACGCGAACGCGTTTCGAAAACGAGGCCCGCGCCGCGGCGCAGTTGGATCACCCCAATATCGTTCCGGTCTATGCGTTCGGCATTGACGAAGGCACGCATTATTATTCGATGAAGTTCATCGAAGGCCAAAACTTGGCCGAGTTGATCACGTTGATCACCCAAACGATTTCGCAATCGTTGCGCAAGAAGCAGCAAGACGGATCGACCCAGGCCGAACCTGTCGAACACGTGCACCCCGATTCGGACACCTACCGTTCGGCGGGTTCGACGCGATTCACCAGTGCCATCACGTCCAAAGGCAGCACGGGTGACCACGCATACTTGGTCGCGTTTGCCCGCGTCGGCCAGCAAGTGGCAGATGCACTTCACTATTCGCACAACCGCGGAATCGTTCACCGCGACGTCAAACCATCGAACCTGTTGATCGATGAGGAGGGCAAGGTTTGGGTTTCCGACTTTGGGCTTGCACAAGTTCAGGGTGAAGCCGGTGTAACACGTCCGGGCGACATGGTCGGCACGCTGCGTTACATGAGTCCCGAACAAGCTTACGCCCAGCGGGTCGTGGTGGATCATCGCGCTGATTTGTTTTCTTTGGGCGCAACGTTATACGAATTGTTGACGCTGCGACACGCATTTGATGGTCGGACCCGCAGCGAGATCCTTCATCAGATTGCCTTCGAAGATCCTCCGTCGCCCCACAAGTTAAACCCAAAGATTCCATTGGATCTGGACACGGTGGTGATGAAGCTGTTGTCCAAGAATCCGGACGACCGCTATCAAAGCGCAGGCGAATTAGCCGAAGACTTGGCGGCCTGGCAACGCAACGAGCCGATCAAGGCGCGACGCCCAAGTCTGATGAAGCGAACTCGCAACTGGGCGCGGCGACACCGAACCATGGTGATCGCCGCTTCGTCGGTCGCCGCCGCGTTCACACTGGCTGCCGTTGGGTCGATGGCTTTCGCGATTCAGGTCCAAAAGAAAGCGGTCATCGAAACACAACAGCGAAACACAGACCTGACGTCCGCGCTGCGAAAGTCTGAAGGCCGTCGCTTGACCGCCCAAGCGTCACTGGAATTGGATTCCGCACCACGCCTGGCCATCGAACTGGCGGCAATGGGGGCGAAACTGGCACCCGGCCCTGAAGCCAACAACATCCTGTTGTCTGCCATCGATCGCAATCACGAACGTCTACTGATGCGTGGTTCCGATGCGCCGCTGGGCTCCATCGCCTACAGCCCCGATGGCAAATTGGTGGTCACCACCGGTTGGGCCGGCGACATCACGCGGGCAAATGAACCCGCACGACTGTATGAATCGGACACCGGAAACCCCGCCGGCGTTTTCGGTCAGGGGTCCCGCGTTACTTCGACAGCGTTTTCCCCCGACGGGACGCGACTGTTGTTGGTCCAGGACATTGACGACACGCCGACCGTTTCTGTTTGGGACGTGCGTCGCCAGGTCCAACTAGCAGAATTGCCCGGCGCAATCGCCGACCGCGTGGATCGCACCGCGTTCAGTCCGGTCGACGGTCCGACCAGGATCGTCATGCCCGCACAGGACAATGCTTTCCACGTGTACAACGCCGCCGGTGATTTGTTGCTAACGCTGACGGGCCACGCAGGAGCAGCCCGGTACGCCACATTCAGCCCGGACGGTTCGCAAATCGCAACGATCGGGGGCGATGACACGGTGCGGATCTGGGACGCAAAGACTGGTGAACCGCTGCGTGTACTGGACGAGTGGAAATCACGACTGCCGGGCCTGGACTTCGATCTGGTCGACGGTGTGCAGTTTCATCCTGGCGGGACAACCCTGTTGACCAGTTCGTCCGTTTTGGGATGCGACCTGTGGGATCTTTCCACCTTTGATCGCCGCCCGATTCATCACAAGGGTGTGGGCACCTTCAGCCCCGACGGGCAACAAATCGCGATCACCATCACGGACAACGTGACCGTCGTCAACACACAAACATTGGATACCATGTGTGCGTGGTCGACGCCAGGCAATATTGCCGACATTGATTTCAGCCCCGATGGCAATTCAATCGCGACGTGTGGCGACGATGAATGTGTCCAGCTTCGTGACAGCCTTTCGGGTGAACTGATTGCCGAACTGAAGGGGCATCAGAAATACATCGACGATGTCGCTTTTCATCCAGACGGTCAACAACTAGCAACCGCGTCTCGCGACGCGACCGCGCGCACGTGGTACTGCGACAGCGGATTGCACCGGAGCCGATTCGCCACGGGCGTCGAAAGGGCGAACACGGTGGTTCGGTTTGCCCCCGATGGTGCAACGGTCACCGCGACCACGACCCCACGTCGGGGAACGAGCGTTTTCGATGCCCAGACCGGACGCCATGTCACCACGGTCAGCGGCAATCCGTTTTATGCGTATCCGGAATCCAACAGCGGATCGGCCGACGTTTTTGCCACCGGCAGCGCACACCAGATCACCGTCTGGGACAAGTCCTCGGGTGAACCAATCGCGTCGTTGAAACGACGTCTAGAAAGCATCAAAGACCTGCGGCTTAGCCGTGACGGCCAGATCGTGGCGGTCAATGCCGGGGTTCAAAGCGGCTTATGGCACTGGAAAACGAATCGATTCCATCGCTTTGAAGACGTGCGAATTGATAGCCTCGATTTTTCACCGGATGGATCCTCCGTAGTGACGTCGTGCGACGATGGCACCATCCAACGGTGGGACACATCCGACGCCACGATCCGAGCGACCGATTCGATGGATTTCGTGATCGAACGTGTCCGCTACAGCCCCACCGGCGAACAGATCCTGGTCAGCGGCGAAGACTTTGAACTGCAATTGCTGGACGCAAAGGATTGGGATTCGGTCCGACGTATCGATCACAGTGACAAACGCTTTTATGAGTCCATCTTTACCCATGATGGACGCTACTTGGTCACCTACGAATCCATCCGCGGTTCGCTTTACGCATGGAACTGTGAAACGGGCGAACTGGACGACGAAGTCAAACACCCCGGTGGTCTCATTTCCGTCGCCAGTGATTCTTCGAAACCGAAACTGTGGGTCGGCAGCGATCAAAGCGGACTTTATCAGTGGCAAATCGGGTCGGGCGAATT
Encoded here:
- a CDS encoding glycogen/starch/alpha-glucan phosphorylase; this translates as MSTPVLDSNPSEELLADFPLELRRHLNITLGCESEPVDPSYVYRATALAVRDRLVDSWRRTQAKMHHSDQRKVFYLSLEFLIGRSLCNAIQNLDVDEEAHAAIHQYGLRLEEVAEQEYDAGLGNGGLGRLAACFLDSCANLKLPVVGYGIRYEYGMFNQRISDGRQIEEPDHWLRDGNPWEIERHEDARQIHFYGRVEHYHDANGKSRTRWADCHDITAVPFDMPIPGYRNDTVNTLRLWKATASDAFNLTEFNAGSYTEAVAEKNLAENISMVLYPNDASENGKELRLKQQYFLVSASLQDVIAQWVEEHGEDFSEFGAKHCFQLNDTHPACAVPELMRLLIDEHGLEWDQAWKITTECMAYTNHTLLPEALERWSVSLFSHLLPRLMEIVYEINARFLAEVEKKWPGDTEMRRKMSLIEEGDHPHIRMAYLAIVGSFSVNGVAGLHTQLLKNGLFHDFYTLWPKKFNNKTNGVTQRRWLAHCNPGLRQLLDETIGSGWENDLSLIKNLHPYASDASFRERWREIKKANKERLAEAVMQRTGIAFDTSAMFDVQVKRIHEYKRQLLNTLHVIHLYDRIMRGETEGMVPRCVLIGGKAAPGYHLAKLIVKLINDVSNTIKGDRRADELLKFVFYPNYRVSSMEIICPATELSEQISTAGKEASGTGNMKFMMNGALTIGTLDGANIEIRENAGEENFFLFGLDADGVQKTRLDYRPNEIIAADPDIQRIMQLLESGHFNRSEPGIFDVLSSGLRNPHDPWLTIADLRGYIDAQQKVSETYADPETWDRMSILNTAGSGWFSSDRTIQQYADEIWNVGPMA
- a CDS encoding MBL fold metallo-hydrolase RNA specificity domain-containing protein, giving the protein MATIRFCGAAGTVTGSCSLIQTAGSAFLVDCGLFQGNRTTQDLNYQPFPFDVNSVKFLLLTHAHIDHSGLIPKLIKAGFDGPIFATEPTCDLLQFMLPDSAYIQESNVDRLNRKRRRMGLDLLEPIYTKEDASKALALCRTVQYEQWINVADGIEARYWNAGHLLGSASIEVRIDGTEAGDSDRPLRMLFSGDLGPEEKAFHPEPDAPQSFDYIVCESTYGNRDREDYTLENRREAMKQELTTALNRGGNVVIPSFAVERSQELLHDIGYLLATNQIPDAKVYLDSPLARRATEVFIKHAGDLEDIELPAAELFRHPNFRLVQSVEESKSLNKVTKGAIIISASGMCTAGRIKHHLANNIFRKEATILFVGYQSPGTLGHIITSGAKDVRIHGKQYHVAAAIRRIGNYSAHADQGELIDWILQRGDVSQAIFLNHGEDDARETLRQLLIEKGWDADSVYAPGFDEVFELVAGKVKSQGVAEHRIDTAELRRDWYNDYAAFILELGRRLETTDDVATRHAMIDRVRRALD
- a CDS encoding WD40 repeat domain-containing serine/threonine-protein kinase, whose product is MSDLSFDSKPDIASVIREFEDALRAGRQPRIEDYRHFVIDSLRPELVAQLEAIRQSVQAEQPHRIELPANGAAEPDANHIRANSNGEDLTTIRTQAGSHASSTPVVGNRTIKGTTTAADSGLGRVAVPEQVLGGYRLIREVGRGGMGVVFEGRDVKLNKRVAIKVLPYASTMSVSTRTRFENEARAAAQLDHPNIVPVYAFGIDEGTHYYSMKFIEGQNLAELITLITQTISQSLRKKQQDGSTQAEPVEHVHPDSDTYRSAGSTRFTSAITSKGSTGDHAYLVAFARVGQQVADALHYSHNRGIVHRDVKPSNLLIDEEGKVWVSDFGLAQVQGEAGVTRPGDMVGTLRYMSPEQAYAQRVVVDHRADLFSLGATLYELLTLRHAFDGRTRSEILHQIAFEDPPSPHKLNPKIPLDLDTVVMKLLSKNPDDRYQSAGELAEDLAAWQRNEPIKARRPSLMKRTRNWARRHRTMVIAASSVAAAFTLAAVGSMAFAIQVQKKAVIETQQRNTDLTSALRKSEGRRLTAQASLELDSAPRLAIELAAMGAKLAPGPEANNILLSAIDRNHERLLMRGSDAPLGSIAYSPDGKLVVTTGWAGDITRANEPARLYESDTGNPAGVFGQGSRVTSTAFSPDGTRLLLVQDIDDTPTVSVWDVRRQVQLAELPGAIADRVDRTAFSPVDGPTRIVMPAQDNAFHVYNAAGDLLLTLTGHAGAARYATFSPDGSQIATIGGDDTVRIWDAKTGEPLRVLDEWKSRLPGLDFDLVDGVQFHPGGTTLLTSSSVLGCDLWDLSTFDRRPIHHKGVGTFSPDGQQIAITITDNVTVVNTQTLDTMCAWSTPGNIADIDFSPDGNSIATCGDDECVQLRDSLSGELIAELKGHQKYIDDVAFHPDGQQLATASRDATARTWYCDSGLHRSRFATGVERANTVVRFAPDGATVTATTTPRRGTSVFDAQTGRHVTTVSGNPFYAYPESNSGSADVFATGSAHQITVWDKSSGEPIASLKRRLESIKDLRLSRDGQIVAVNAGVQSGLWHWKTNRFHRFEDVRIDSLDFSPDGSSVVTSCDDGTIQRWDTSDATIRATDSMDFVIERVRYSPTGEQILVSGEDFELQLLDAKDWDSVRRIDHSDKRFYESIFTHDGRYLVTYESIRGSLYAWNCETGELDDEVKHPGGLISVASDSSKPKLWVGSDQSGLYQWQIGSGELEPTQVLIPTDPQSETTTKIQSVGSLCVDSDGGIVIASHPQHRSTVTRRPRPGEPVRVSMLAKIREDGTVVWQQKLHDHAILRIRTGRNDSMIVAEDVQFGAERLDVDTGQVIASYRGHAAPVSSIHLSVSAGRVVTASWDGSVAVWNLETGDRIDRIDLGADPILVSAISDDSQRLAYGTRAGQVGVIDLAERRVRPFGKLERPIRQLSFAAFAARLVARDDGGDWRVWDVALGQPVTMPLAERRLSTALFQPNGSQLLVSGSPLGGPPVAAPQQIMPNGQSQLLPNYDSRPKQLSYGPDGRLILGVYGRRIRIIDTRSSDDRFAKSIDWKTPIDGYQLLPNSGLIAIRHRDSIGVYQTNGREVIAAPGDFTFQSATAVGQLDLISPDARWIISIDRTGQWRRIPVDPSTHAVRLPERPLNATEQARYGLDDTWQLLSPAGKTTSDGVPPDDAVDESAQ